The following are from one region of the Halarcobacter sp. genome:
- a CDS encoding methyltransferase domain-containing protein produces MSQQHFWNEKFSREGYLYGKRPNEFIESCSDYFDRKKGFLCLGEGEGRNAIHFAKKGFDITALDASDIGLKKLEEFAKYENVHVKTKCIDLNEWNPSKKYGSIVASYLHMHKDERKPLFEKIENSLEKDGVFVGEFFSTEQLNYNSGGPKSIDLLYTVDDFLDTFSSCKKIKVEKVLTNLDEGKGHIGEASVIRVILQKN; encoded by the coding sequence ATGAGTCAGCAACATTTTTGGAATGAAAAGTTTTCTAGAGAAGGGTATTTATATGGTAAAAGACCAAATGAATTTATTGAATCTTGTAGTGATTATTTTGATAGGAAAAAAGGTTTTTTATGTTTAGGTGAGGGTGAAGGAAGAAATGCAATACATTTTGCAAAAAAAGGCTTTGATATTACAGCTTTAGATGCTTCTGATATTGGACTGAAAAAACTTGAAGAGTTTGCAAAATATGAGAATGTACATGTAAAAACCAAATGTATTGATTTAAACGAATGGAACCCAAGTAAAAAATATGGTTCTATTGTAGCTTCATACTTACATATGCATAAAGATGAAAGAAAACCTTTATTTGAAAAAATTGAAAATAGTTTAGAAAAAGATGGAGTATTTGTTGGAGAGTTTTTTTCAACTGAACAATTAAATTACAACAGTGGTGGACCTAAAAGTATTGACTTATTATATACAGTAGATGATTTTTTAGATACATTCTCTTCTTGTAAAAAAATAAAAGTTGAAAAGGTTTTGACTAATCTAGATGAAGGAAAAGGTCATATTGGTGAGGCTAGTGTTATTAGAGTGATTTTACAAAAAAACTAG
- the metH gene encoding methionine synthase, which produces MIEKIKKLIDEKVLIIDGAMGTQLQLAQIKQEEWQYEGNDLEGCNELLNLTAPHILETIHDNYAKAGADLITTNTFGSMPWVLDEYQIPETSYELSKLGAELVKKSCDKYSTPEKPRFVLGSIGPGTKLPSLGHISYDEMFEGYKIMAKGLVDGGTDIFLLETCQDPLQIKAALHALNDVAPQIPIMVSVTIELSGTMLIGTDAMTIAAILSPFNILSLGFNCGTGPKQVHKHVKALSEVCRFPISVHSNAGLPQNKGGVTYYPMQPKEFTELSKEFLNFNGVSFLGGCCGTTPEHIAALSKDVEGIKPKKPSGFLKASLASLFNVVPLKQDPAPLLIGERSNATGSKAFRELLKANDYEGTLSVGQQQVRAGAHVIDVSVGFAGRDEREDMDKVVSLYSQKVALPLMPDSTQVPALEAALKQIGGRPIINSVNLEDGEDKFDEVCKLAKKFGAALVCLVIDEIGMAKTCERKLEVAERIYDLCVNRHGFNPEDLVFDMLTFTIGSGDEEYRTAGIETLEAIREFQIRHPEVGTTLGLSNISFGLSINARVYLNSIYLDHCVKAGLTSAIVNVKHILPLNKISDEDRKACDDLIFNNQENGDPLFAFIDHFSNVEKQEDKSDEEYEKLEPIEKVKQLLLDGDKERMLPLVEELRHTVKPEIIVNEWLIDGMKVIGELFGNGQMQLPFVLQSAETMKATVDALNPYLPKEDKASETVLVLGTVKGDVHDVGKNLVDIILSNNGFKVINIGIKADLNEFIIAVKEHKAHAIGMSGLLVKSTAVMKENLEELQKQGIDIPVLLGGAALTKGFVNDYCRPLYDGPIFYCRDAFDGVVSMQRIEEGELENTALAADLYDEEELVKKEEEEVIVNEEDVELPEPSTFTFPPLWGRVAQNPSMIDKDLSFKWINHRVLFRQRWGYKRGKQDSKEFLKHEQEVVEPLYEKLKEELIEKDLFDPIAIYAYFPCISKENKLYVFSEEYAFHSEEEAKNIPPLEKAIKVFEFPRQKRKPHRCIADFFANDRLDVVAFSLASAGLKLTPYEAELYKESKFSEYYQVHGLGVELAEALAEVIHKQVRLDLDIVPKEGHTLYDVQMKQYVGCRYSPGYAACPELELSKDIFDLLNPQEFGIELSETFQIHPEQSTCAIIVPHHKANYYNI; this is translated from the coding sequence ATGATTGAAAAAATAAAAAAATTAATAGATGAAAAAGTTTTAATAATTGATGGTGCAATGGGTACACAACTTCAACTTGCACAGATCAAACAAGAAGAGTGGCAATATGAAGGAAATGATTTAGAAGGTTGTAATGAACTTCTAAACTTGACTGCACCTCATATTTTAGAAACAATACATGATAACTATGCTAAAGCGGGAGCAGATTTAATTACAACTAATACTTTTGGTTCTATGCCTTGGGTATTAGATGAATATCAAATTCCTGAAACCTCTTACGAACTTTCAAAGCTAGGTGCGGAACTTGTAAAAAAATCTTGTGATAAATACAGTACACCAGAAAAACCAAGATTTGTATTAGGTTCTATTGGACCTGGAACAAAATTACCAAGTTTGGGACATATTTCATATGATGAGATGTTTGAAGGTTATAAAATCATGGCTAAAGGTTTAGTTGATGGTGGAACAGATATTTTTCTACTTGAAACTTGTCAAGATCCTTTACAAATAAAAGCAGCACTTCATGCCTTAAATGATGTGGCACCTCAAATTCCTATTATGGTTTCTGTAACTATTGAACTTAGTGGAACTATGCTTATAGGAACAGATGCTATGACTATTGCAGCTATTTTAAGCCCATTTAATATTTTATCTTTAGGGTTTAACTGTGGAACTGGTCCAAAACAAGTACATAAACATGTAAAAGCTTTAAGTGAAGTTTGCAGATTTCCTATATCTGTGCATTCAAATGCGGGATTACCACAAAATAAAGGTGGGGTAACTTATTATCCGATGCAACCAAAAGAGTTTACAGAACTTAGTAAAGAGTTTTTAAACTTTAATGGGGTTTCATTTTTAGGTGGTTGTTGTGGAACTACACCAGAACATATTGCTGCATTAAGTAAAGATGTAGAAGGGATAAAACCTAAAAAACCAAGTGGATTTTTAAAAGCCTCTTTGGCTTCACTTTTTAATGTAGTTCCATTAAAACAAGACCCAGCTCCACTTCTAATTGGTGAAAGATCTAATGCAACTGGAAGTAAAGCCTTTAGAGAACTTCTTAAAGCAAACGATTATGAAGGTACTTTATCTGTAGGTCAACAACAAGTAAGAGCAGGGGCCCATGTAATTGATGTTTCTGTTGGTTTCGCTGGACGTGATGAGAGAGAAGATATGGATAAAGTTGTGTCTTTATATTCTCAAAAAGTTGCACTTCCACTTATGCCAGATTCAACTCAAGTTCCTGCACTTGAAGCAGCTTTAAAACAAATTGGTGGAAGACCTATTATTAACTCAGTTAACCTAGAAGATGGGGAAGATAAATTTGATGAGGTTTGTAAGTTAGCCAAAAAATTTGGAGCAGCTTTAGTTTGTCTAGTAATTGATGAAATAGGTATGGCAAAGACTTGTGAGCGAAAGCTTGAAGTTGCAGAAAGAATTTATGATTTATGTGTAAATAGACATGGATTTAACCCTGAAGATTTAGTATTTGATATGCTTACATTTACTATTGGTTCTGGAGATGAAGAGTATAGAACAGCAGGGATTGAAACACTTGAAGCTATTAGAGAGTTTCAAATAAGACACCCTGAAGTTGGTACCACTTTAGGTTTATCAAATATCTCTTTTGGACTTTCAATAAATGCAAGGGTTTATCTAAACTCAATCTATCTTGATCATTGTGTCAAAGCTGGTTTAACAAGTGCAATTGTAAATGTAAAACATATTTTACCACTAAATAAAATCAGTGATGAAGATAGAAAAGCTTGTGATGATTTAATCTTTAACAATCAAGAAAATGGTGACCCACTTTTTGCTTTTATAGACCATTTCTCAAATGTTGAAAAACAAGAAGATAAAAGTGATGAAGAGTATGAAAAACTTGAGCCTATTGAAAAAGTAAAACAACTTCTTTTAGATGGTGATAAAGAGAGAATGCTTCCATTGGTTGAAGAGTTAAGACATACTGTTAAACCAGAAATTATAGTAAATGAATGGCTTATTGATGGTATGAAAGTTATTGGAGAACTATTTGGAAATGGGCAAATGCAGTTACCTTTTGTTCTTCAAAGTGCTGAAACTATGAAAGCTACAGTTGATGCTTTAAATCCATATTTACCAAAAGAGGATAAAGCAAGTGAAACAGTTCTTGTACTAGGAACTGTAAAAGGTGATGTTCATGATGTTGGTAAAAACCTTGTTGATATAATATTAAGTAACAATGGATTTAAAGTTATAAATATCGGAATAAAAGCTGATTTAAATGAGTTTATAATTGCAGTCAAAGAGCATAAAGCGCATGCTATTGGTATGAGTGGATTACTTGTAAAATCAACAGCAGTTATGAAAGAAAACCTTGAAGAGCTACAAAAACAAGGTATTGATATTCCTGTATTACTTGGTGGAGCAGCACTTACTAAAGGTTTTGTAAACGATTATTGCAGACCACTATATGACGGCCCAATTTTTTATTGTAGAGATGCCTTTGATGGAGTTGTTTCTATGCAAAGAATAGAAGAGGGTGAATTAGAAAATACTGCACTTGCTGCTGATTTGTATGATGAAGAAGAGCTTGTAAAAAAAGAGGAAGAGGAAGTTATAGTAAATGAAGAAGATGTAGAGCTTCCTGAACCCTCAACATTTACTTTTCCTCCACTTTGGGGTAGAGTTGCTCAAAACCCAAGTATGATTGATAAAGATTTATCTTTTAAATGGATAAACCACAGGGTTTTATTTAGACAAAGATGGGGATATAAAAGAGGTAAACAAGACTCAAAAGAGTTCTTAAAGCATGAACAAGAAGTTGTTGAGCCTTTATATGAAAAGTTAAAAGAGGAATTAATAGAAAAAGATCTTTTTGACCCAATTGCTATTTATGCATATTTCCCTTGTATCTCAAAAGAGAACAAACTATATGTATTTAGTGAAGAGTATGCTTTCCATTCAGAAGAGGAAGCTAAAAATATTCCACCTTTAGAAAAAGCTATTAAAGTATTTGAGTTTCCTAGACAAAAAAGAAAACCACATAGATGTATAGCTGATTTTTTTGCAAATGACAGACTTGATGTTGTTGCATTTTCACTTGCAAGTGCAGGGCTTAAACTAACTCCTTATGAAGCAGAACTTTATAAAGAAAGTAAGTTCTCAGAGTATTATCAAGTTCATGGTTTAGGTGTAGAACTTGCTGAAGCTTTAGCTGAGGTTATTCACAAGCAAGTAAGACTTGACTTGGATATAGTGCCAAAAGAGGGACACACTTTATATGATGTACAGATGAAACAATATGTAGGGTGTAGATATTCTCCTGGATATGCAGCTTGTCCAGAACTGGAATTGAGCAAAGATATATTTGATTTATTAAATCCACAAGAGTTTGGAATAGAACTTTCTGAGACTTTTCAAATACATCCGGAGCAATCAACTTGTGCCATAATTGTACCTCACCACAAAGCAAACTATTATAATATATAG
- a CDS encoding bacteriohemerythrin yields the protein MEGKLINPQFTTWDKAYCIGHEKIDSEHKKLFDIANEINDCKEDEEKVIEIVKELIKYTKFHFKNEENFMKSIGFPKLAEHKKLHAKLVKKLGDIVKNITYQPIYLTIIQLSDLVNKNILQHILIEDKKVHYALKTRDELKERFIWKMEYQLRNELLDKEHEKLFDIAIESLNYHNTDIRTHVKITIKELYEYMKTHFKHEEEFMEEIGYPELEAHKKLHEDIIEHMNKFLKSLPKLDITEFEKRLIEYMDIWLINHILYDDRKIINFLKY from the coding sequence ATGGAAGGTAAATTAATAAATCCACAATTTACAACTTGGGACAAAGCTTATTGTATTGGTCATGAAAAAATTGATTCTGAACACAAAAAACTCTTTGATATAGCAAATGAGATTAATGATTGCAAAGAGGATGAAGAAAAAGTTATAGAGATTGTTAAAGAGTTAATAAAATATACAAAATTTCATTTTAAAAATGAAGAAAACTTTATGAAATCAATTGGATTCCCAAAACTTGCTGAACATAAAAAACTACATGCAAAACTAGTAAAAAAGTTAGGCGATATTGTAAAAAATATTACATATCAACCTATATATCTAACTATAATTCAACTTAGTGATTTAGTAAATAAAAATATTTTACAACATATTTTAATTGAGGACAAAAAAGTTCATTATGCTTTAAAAACAAGAGATGAACTAAAAGAAAGATTTATATGGAAAATGGAATATCAGTTAAGAAATGAGCTTTTAGATAAAGAGCATGAAAAACTATTTGATATTGCAATTGAATCTTTAAATTATCATAATACAGATATAAGAACCCATGTAAAAATTACAATAAAAGAATTGTATGAATATATGAAAACTCATTTTAAACATGAAGAAGAGTTTATGGAAGAGATTGGATACCCAGAATTAGAAGCACATAAGAAACTCCATGAAGATATTATCGAACATATGAATAAATTTTTAAAAAGTTTACCTAAACTAGATATTACAGAGTTTGAAAAGAGATTAATTGAATATATGGATATATGGCTTATAAATCATATACTTTATGATGATAGAAAGATAATTAATTTTCTAAAATATTAA
- a CDS encoding MnmC family methyltransferase yields the protein MTEFIKTPDGSNTLYSSKYKQYFHDIKTGAIKESLVKHIVPAFTYHKEKKNLKIVDICFGLGYNTLSTIYYVQKNNLEKKLEIYSPEFDLELIESLKEFEYPKEFENLKQIILELAENKKYEDGNLKIELYIGDAREYIKTIKDIDIVYQDAFSSEVNKELWSVEYFKDIYKCSNNDCIVTTYSIATNVRLSLYEAGFTIYEINPSGNRKQTFALKEKKSIDAKYIDMELKKQRNKEAKAIYDK from the coding sequence GTGACTGAATTTATAAAAACACCTGATGGATCTAATACTTTATATTCATCAAAATATAAACAATATTTCCATGATATAAAAACAGGAGCAATAAAAGAGTCTTTAGTAAAACATATAGTTCCTGCTTTTACTTATCATAAAGAGAAAAAAAACTTAAAAATAGTAGATATCTGTTTTGGTCTTGGATACAACACTTTATCAACAATCTATTATGTACAAAAGAACAATTTAGAAAAAAAACTAGAAATCTATTCTCCTGAGTTTGATTTAGAACTTATAGAATCACTTAAAGAGTTTGAGTATCCAAAAGAGTTTGAAAATCTAAAACAAATAATACTAGAGTTAGCAGAAAATAAAAAATATGAAGATGGAAATTTAAAAATTGAACTTTATATAGGGGATGCAAGAGAGTATATCAAAACAATCAAAGATATAGATATAGTTTATCAAGATGCTTTTAGTTCAGAGGTAAACAAAGAGTTGTGGAGTGTAGAGTATTTTAAAGATATTTATAAGTGTTCAAATAATGATTGTATAGTAACCACTTACTCAATTGCAACAAATGTCAGACTCTCTTTATATGAAGCTGGATTTACAATCTATGAGATTAATCCTAGTGGAAATAGAAAACAAACTTTTGCTTTAAAAGAAAAAAAATCTATTGATGCTAAATATATAGATATGGAACTAAAAAAACAAAGAAATAAAGAGGCTAAAGCTATTTATGACAAATAA
- the luxS gene encoding S-ribosylhomocysteine lyase, which translates to MPLLDSFRVDHTIMPAPAVRVAKTMKSPSGDVITVFDLRFCVPNEAMMGEKGIHTLEHLFAGFIREHLNSDKVEIIDVSPMGCRTGFYMSLLGTPKEEEVAKAWKAAMEDVLNVKSQEDIPELNVYQCGTYKMHSLDEAKEIAKEILSKDIGTMSNEKLYLPEEKLNSLGN; encoded by the coding sequence ATGCCATTATTAGATAGTTTTAGAGTTGATCATACAATTATGCCTGCACCTGCTGTAAGAGTTGCAAAAACAATGAAATCACCTTCAGGGGATGTAATTACAGTTTTTGATTTAAGATTCTGTGTTCCAAATGAAGCAATGATGGGTGAAAAAGGTATTCATACCTTAGAGCACCTTTTTGCAGGTTTTATTAGAGAACATTTAAATTCAGACAAAGTTGAGATTATTGATGTATCTCCAATGGGTTGTAGAACAGGTTTTTATATGAGTTTATTAGGTACTCCAAAAGAGGAAGAGGTTGCAAAAGCTTGGAAAGCAGCAATGGAAGATGTACTTAATGTAAAATCTCAAGAAGATATTCCAGAACTAAATGTTTACCAGTGTGGTACATATAAAATGCACTCATTAGATGAAGCAAAAGAGATTGCAAAAGAGATATTAAGTAAAGATATAGGAACTATGTCAAATGAAAAACTATATTTACCAGAAGAGAAACTAAACAGTTTAGGAAACTAA
- a CDS encoding thiamine pyrophosphate-dependent enzyme gives MSNQKVIKNLKTFSTAAERFEGSHVLCPGCAHSIIVREVLNATNDNLVVSAATGCLEVCTAIYPHTSWDCSWIHIGFENASTAIAGAEAMNKALRNKGRISADTPEPKFVAFGGDGATYDIGFQWISGCFERGHDMMYVCLDNEVYANTGGQRSSSTPIGASTTTAPAGSTSYGEKQVKKDMLQIMAAHGSPYVAQVAPNKWKDMVKKIQKGFDTKGPVFINAMSACTTEWKFQPHETIEASDLAVDSLVFPLYEIVDGTELNITYRPKNIVPVRDYLAFQPRFKHLFKPENEHIIEEWQRRVDKNWEYLQRREEARV, from the coding sequence ATGAGTAATCAAAAAGTAATTAAAAACTTAAAAACATTTTCAACTGCTGCTGAAAGATTTGAGGGTTCTCACGTTTTATGTCCAGGTTGTGCCCACTCTATTATAGTAAGAGAGGTTTTAAATGCTACAAATGATAATCTTGTAGTATCTGCTGCAACTGGTTGTTTAGAAGTATGTACAGCAATATATCCACATACATCTTGGGATTGTTCTTGGATTCATATTGGATTTGAAAATGCTTCTACTGCAATTGCAGGAGCTGAAGCTATGAACAAAGCTTTAAGAAACAAAGGAAGAATTAGTGCTGATACTCCTGAGCCAAAATTTGTTGCTTTTGGTGGAGATGGTGCTACATATGATATTGGTTTTCAATGGATATCTGGATGTTTTGAAAGAGGTCATGATATGATGTATGTTTGTTTAGACAATGAAGTTTATGCAAATACAGGTGGTCAAAGATCATCTTCTACTCCTATTGGAGCATCAACTACTACTGCACCTGCTGGTTCAACTTCATATGGTGAAAAGCAAGTTAAAAAAGATATGCTTCAAATTATGGCAGCACATGGCTCACCTTATGTGGCACAAGTTGCTCCAAATAAATGGAAAGATATGGTTAAAAAAATCCAAAAAGGTTTTGATACAAAAGGACCAGTATTTATAAATGCAATGTCTGCTTGTACAACTGAGTGGAAATTCCAACCACATGAAACAATTGAAGCTTCTGATTTAGCTGTTGATTCACTTGTATTTCCACTTTATGAAATAGTTGATGGAACAGAATTAAATATCACTTACAGACCAAAAAATATAGTTCCAGTTAGGGATTATTTAGCTTTCCAACCAAGATTTAAACACTTGTTTAAACCTGAAAATGAGCATATCATTGAAGAGTGGCAAAGAAGAGTTGACAAAAACTGGGAATATCTTCAAAGAAGAGAAGAAGCTAGAGTTTAA
- a CDS encoding 2-oxoacid:ferredoxin oxidoreductase subunit alpha: protein MNRKEMELNTVEVWDGNTCNAQAFRQAGVDVVAAYPITPSTNTVENYATMHANGYVDGEFVMVESEHAAMSACVGAAAAGGRVATATSSQGCALMVEVLYQCAGMRLPAVLCLVNRALAAPLNVNGDHSDMYLTRDSGWIQLDSFNAQDAYDLTLMSFKIGEHKDVRLPVISNQDGFLTSHTAQTVRPLSDKDAYNFVGDYVQVNAMLDFSKPVTHGVQTEHDWHFEHKAKQHAALQGSLPVVEEVFKEFKELTGREYNIVETHKMDDADVAIVCLGTTYETATIAADELREQGIKAGVIAPRLFRPFPLVQLAQKLQNVKALACMDRSAPGGTVGALYNEVAGALFNTPARPVLRNLIYGLGGRDITVNELKEIFTNLDSDAKNGKLTGKIQRLHGVRGPELSFYEL, encoded by the coding sequence ATGAATAGAAAAGAGATGGAATTAAATACTGTAGAAGTATGGGATGGAAATACATGTAATGCACAAGCTTTTAGACAAGCTGGTGTTGATGTAGTTGCTGCTTATCCTATTACCCCTTCTACTAATACAGTTGAAAACTATGCGACAATGCATGCAAATGGTTATGTTGATGGTGAATTTGTAATGGTTGAATCAGAACACGCTGCAATGTCTGCATGTGTTGGTGCTGCTGCAGCTGGAGGAAGAGTGGCAACTGCAACATCTTCACAAGGTTGTGCACTTATGGTTGAAGTATTATATCAATGTGCAGGGATGAGATTACCAGCTGTATTATGTTTAGTAAATAGAGCACTTGCTGCTCCCCTAAATGTAAATGGTGACCACTCAGATATGTATCTTACTAGGGATTCTGGTTGGATCCAACTTGATTCATTTAATGCGCAAGATGCATATGATTTAACACTTATGTCGTTTAAAATTGGTGAACACAAAGATGTTAGACTTCCTGTTATTTCTAATCAAGATGGATTTTTGACTTCACACACAGCCCAAACAGTTAGACCACTTTCTGATAAAGATGCATATAACTTTGTTGGTGATTATGTACAAGTTAATGCAATGTTAGATTTTTCAAAACCTGTTACACATGGTGTTCAAACAGAACATGATTGGCATTTTGAACATAAAGCAAAACAGCATGCAGCCCTTCAAGGTTCATTACCTGTAGTTGAAGAGGTATTTAAAGAGTTTAAAGAGTTAACTGGAAGAGAATACAATATAGTTGAAACACATAAAATGGATGATGCTGATGTGGCTATTGTTTGTTTAGGTACAACTTATGAAACAGCAACAATTGCAGCTGATGAATTAAGAGAACAAGGGATTAAAGCTGGAGTTATTGCACCTAGATTATTTAGACCTTTTCCATTAGTTCAATTAGCACAAAAACTACAAAATGTAAAAGCACTTGCATGTATGGATAGATCAGCTCCTGGTGGAACTGTTGGAGCTTTATATAATGAAGTTGCTGGTGCCCTATTTAACACTCCTGCTAGACCAGTACTTAGAAACCTAATTTATGGACTTGGGGGTAGAGATATTACTGTAAATGAGTTAAAAGAAATTTTTACTAATTTAGACAGTGATGCAAAAAATGGTAAATTAACTGGAAAGATCCAAAGACTTCACGGAGTTAGAGGACCAGAACTAAGCTTTTATGAGCTGTAA
- a CDS encoding 4Fe-4S dicluster-binding protein, with protein MSKSIKEMGWDELVPGAALYAFDANVDYQMSETQPEDRIYAETNSKNAYVGDWRVFKPVWNSELCIDCQNCWLFCPDTAIISRNKEMVGVDYDHCKGCGICVEVCPTNPKSLLMFNETEKNEEALTKWPEKKKKGEE; from the coding sequence ATGAGCAAATCAATAAAAGAGATGGGATGGGATGAATTAGTACCTGGTGCTGCTTTATATGCATTTGATGCTAATGTAGATTATCAAATGAGTGAAACTCAGCCTGAAGATAGAATTTATGCTGAAACAAATTCAAAAAATGCTTATGTTGGAGATTGGAGAGTTTTTAAGCCAGTATGGAATAGTGAATTATGTATTGACTGTCAAAACTGTTGGTTATTCTGTCCAGATACGGCAATTATCTCAAGAAACAAAGAGATGGTTGGTGTTGATTATGACCACTGCAAAGGTTGTGGTATCTGTGTAGAAGTGTGTCCAACAAATCCAAAATCATTATTAATGTTTAATGAAACAGAAAAAAATGAAGAAGCACTTACAAAGTGGCCTGAAAAGAAAAAAAAGGGTGAAGAGTAA
- a CDS encoding pyruvate flavodoxin oxidoreductase subunit gamma, giving the protein MLEIRWHSRAGQGAVTGAKGLGSVVAETGKEVQAFAFYGSAKRGASMTAYNRIDNKQIINHEKFMHPDYVFILDPALAFTDDFTAHETEKTQYIITTHLTKQELIELVPALKGREERTYTLDCLKISQETIGRPIPNTPMLGAFMKISGMFELEYFQNAMKKVLKKLPQKVIDANMIAIQRAYNEVH; this is encoded by the coding sequence ATGCTAGAAATTAGATGGCACAGCCGTGCTGGTCAAGGTGCTGTTACAGGTGCAAAAGGACTTGGTTCTGTTGTGGCTGAAACAGGTAAAGAGGTACAAGCTTTTGCATTCTATGGTTCTGCAAAAAGAGGTGCATCAATGACTGCATATAATAGAATTGATAATAAACAAATTATAAACCATGAAAAGTTTATGCACCCTGATTATGTATTTATACTAGATCCTGCGTTAGCCTTTACAGATGATTTTACTGCACACGAGACTGAAAAAACGCAATATATTATAACTACACACTTAACAAAACAAGAGCTGATTGAGTTAGTACCTGCACTTAAAGGAAGAGAAGAAAGAACATATACTTTAGATTGTTTAAAAATATCTCAAGAAACAATTGGAAGACCAATTCCAAATACTCCAATGCTTGGTGCTTTTATGAAAATAAGTGGAATGTTTGAACTTGAGTATTTTCAAAATGCAATGAAAAAAGTACTAAAAAAACTGCCTCAAAAAGTAATCGATGCAAATATGATTGCTATTCAAAGAGCATATAACGAAGTACATTAG